The region gtctgatgaagtgtgcttagagcacacgaaagcttaagttctgaataaaactaagttggtcttaaaggtgcagcttgactcctattttgttctactacttcggACCAACAGGGCTGCATACTTGGATCTTTGTTCACTAGGCCTTCAGAAACACACAGGGGTCGGTCCCATAGACCTTTTCCGCTAGCAGAGGTGCTATGCTCAAGTGGTTGGAGCcttctgctctgacctggatgctCGAGGccagcccagtcttgtcagatcttggaagctattaATAGATAGAAAACCCACTAAGTAGCAATTTTTTACAAGACGTCCATTCTAGATATTCAGGACATTTCCATTTTCAGGCTGTAAAGTGGAACCCGATTTCAGTAAGTTTCACACACAGACACAAGGTTCTTGGCTTTCATAAATGAATCATTTATGAAAGCCAAGAACCTTGTGTCTGTGTGAAACTTAGTGAAATCGGGTTCCATTTTACAACCTGAAAACTGAAGAATAAAATTGAAACGTCTTAAATATCTAGAATGGACGTCTTGTGCAGGCTGAATGGATTTCCTGATCCTTTCCCCTCTATTTGGAGAAATTCTGGACATTCCATTGACTATACTATGGGCTTGATTTATTAGAGGATAGGAGTGTGCTTTATAAATATGTTGACATGCATGTAGAAACTGAATATGTTATGCGAATTATTGGTAAATTTGCAAAAAGTCTAAATACATGCAAAAATTGTTATTTAATAAGAGTGTGAAAAATTGTGACTTAGCAGTTTTTCAATTGACTTAAgacactaacagtgcaatcctaaggagagttactccagtctaagcctattgaaATGACTgggcttagactggtgtaactttCTGTTGGATTACACTGTAAGACCCTTTCATTTGTGGATTACATCTTggtagctaagcagggttagccctggtcagTGTTTAGATGGGAGACTTCCAGGGAAGATTTGGGGTTGCTACAGGGAGGGtgacaatggcaaactgcctctgaaacccctgtagagttgccataagttggtggCCACTTGAgggcatttccctgggcacaaAAACTTGAgggcatttccctgggcacaaAGCTTGCTGAACATCAGAGGAGGGTCTGCTTTGTGTCAGAAAAGCAGGAATGGATctggtccaggggtggccaaacttgctgaacgttagagccacatagaatgaaaaTTACAAATGGAATTATTGGGAGCATAGTTCCAAACACagctgagccagtttggttaaattATTGGGGCAATACAAAGTTGACTAAATTGAGTAGAAGTCTGGTTGAAATTTTATTTTTAGCAGCAAAATCAGTGGTAGCACAAAATGGGAAGAAAAACAGAGCGCCTACCGTTCAAAGTTGGTTTCACAAGGTGTGGGGATTTGTTGATATCCGATAAACGAGCAGCACAGTTGTTAATAGCTGAAAATCCTTTATATAAAGCTGATTTTGAGGAGAAATGGTCTCCCTTTTTAAAATAAGTTGCTTCTCAAAAAAGTGTGAATTGTTGTTTGCCTGGAAAATATTTAGATTTCACTTATTATTGATGTTTAACACCTAAAttattataagaacatcagatgctttgagagccgcaagacataataataatatatttttatttatatcccgccctccccgccgaagcaggctcagggcggttcacaacatgaagaattacaaattacaatataaaacatttccTCCAAACGatatatataatttactaattaaaaccattataattaaaaccataaaattacaataaaaaacTAACATTACAGTGCTAtgctctagatgttctcctcggtagtttatgatggccggaTATAGTGGACCAATCCACAtgaagtgaaggccatttgggaaagggtagtcttgcaggccctgcggaattgatcaagactccacaGGCCCCGCACTTCATCtaggtagttggttccaccagtgtggagctgcgatcgaaaGGCCCTTTCCCGCgtactcttcagtttggcctccttcggcccaggatTGTCCAGCCGATTTGTGCACTTGATGTCAGTATTCTCTGAATGTTCGAGAGccacgaagggagggagggagggaggaaggaaggaaggaaggaaggaaggaaggaaggaaggaaggaaggaaggaaggaaggaaggaaggaaggaaggaaggaaggaaggcaaatagaaggagagGTAAAACGttagagagagaaatgtcttctccaagctggctgaaggGGCGGTGTGGGCTTCGGGAGCTGCAcagtctgtgtgaaagagccacagtttggccactcctgatctggCCCATCTGCCCATGGGAAACCCATGTGCAAGCATAATGAGGCCATTGTTTTTACAGCAGCAGGAAACAAAAGCTGTATTTTGGAGAATTCACATATGGAATTCCctgctgcaagaagtggtggcggctacaagcatagatagcttcaaagggggattagataaccatatgaagcagaggtccaccagtggctattatggaactctgtctgaggccagtgatgctctgtgatTTTGgagcttggggcggggggaggaaacagtgggaaggcttctagtgtcctggccccactggtggacctcctgatggcacctggggtttttagCCACTTTGTGACGCAGAGTTTTGGGCTGGATGGCTTCTGTTGTGTCCTCCTGAGGTCTTGTCAAGGTTCTAACGCTCCCCAAATCGTTTCTGCTTCAGGACAGCCCAACGAAGACCGGGACAGCCCGTGCTTTGGACTGCGGGGCAGGCATAGGCAGGATCACCAAGAGACTCCTTTTGCCACTTTTCAAAACAGTGGACATGGTGGACGTCACCGAAGACTTCCTGAACAAGGCCAAAACCTACCTCGGTGAAGAGGGGCGGCGCGTGAGGAACTACTTCTGCTGCGGCTTACAAGACTTCAGTCCAGAGCCCGGAGCTTATGATGTCATCTGGATCCAGTGGGTCATAGGTGAGCTCGGCCACTTGGAGAAACTGAGATTTGGGTTCTGATCTGTTCACGTGaccacacgaagctgccttatactgaaccagacctttgatccatcgaagtcaatattgtctgctcagactggcattgGCTTTCCGaggtctcaggccgaggtctttcccatcacctcctgtctggtcttttcaaatggagatgctggggattgaacctggaaccttctgcatgtcaagcagagctctgccactgagccacagccctttcctAAACATGAAGaaagcttgggggaggggggaggcactagaCTGATTATGGTTAATTTGGTAGTGGAACCCGGAAGGCTGATCTGTCAGTTGATAACCTACAGTCAAGTATTTCCCAAAATGAAAAATGCCATTTCGTCCAACTTCCCCTTTTCCAATTACTTTGGTGTCACttattagagtgattcctcagtggaacaggcttcctcgagaggtgattggctgtccttccttggaggtttttaaacagaggctagatggccatctgacagcaacgccgattctgtgaacttagagggaGGTATCTGAAATTCCTGGATGtgcagggggtcagactagatgaccgtagggtaccttccaactcttatgattctgatTCTATTTTGTGGCCAATGAGATAAGCTTTTTATTTTACCTGCAAGCATTTCCAGACAGGTAGGCTGGTAACCCATGGATGGGCCTTCTTGGTTTTGGCACCAAAACTTgaattccctccccagggagatttgtccaTCTCCCTCTATCGGTATCTTTCACTAGCGGATGAAGACTTTTTTGTGACATTTGGCATACCTCCAGTAACTAGTATTAACAGTTATTGGTTCTCCACCCTGGTTTCTGGTGctgtttgtgtatgtgtttttAATGAATTAATCTACAAATTAAAATGTTCTTTTTAATTGTCCCAAGTGTTTTAGGCTTTTAGGTTTGCCGCCTTAGAAACACtggttgggtggaaaggcagcattgaATAAATACAtgataaatataaaaatatagaCTATACTTATTTtgtactttatttgatttatatcccaccctccccgccgaggctggctcagggcggctcacagcataaaaccacaatatcaatattataaaatttcacagtcaataattaaaacagtcaaaaaatGATTTGGTGCCAGCCTCTGTGATGTTGTATAATTTCAACAGCGACAGTATTCTTCACTTTCCCTACAGTACAAGGCTCAGCGTCAATtaaaagccaaccggaagagtggtcttgcaggccctgcaaaactgggcaaggtcccgcaaagGCCCTCACATCCtctgcagctggttccaccagtagggggctactctcgagaaggccctgtctctagtggctttaatttggcctccttcggcccaggaatTGCTAATAGATTtgaaatccagatctaagtaccctctggggaacgtgtgggagaggtaggcaggtcctaggccatataatcACACTAAAGCCATCTGAAGAAGTCAAAATGAATTTAATGTTGTATTCGCCAATACTATGTTCAGTGAAAAACTCTTTAAGAAGCAAGCTTAAAAGAGAGCACTGAGAAATGCTAACCAAGGCGGTGGGCCTGGCCACACAAGAATGAGAAGATTGGAGTGATGCAGTCTTTTTTTGACAGCAGAGGGAGGGATCACCTTTGGAATGCTCCTCGTgttaaacattagaaagaatgtTGCAGCTAGAAAGTCAGCACTTGTTTctaacctttactgtttcttccTGCTCTGCTACTTCTTCACTTGCGGGGGTTTTTAGTGGTTGTGATGGAACTCTCCTGCTTTGGCCTACAGGCCCAGTTTCCGTCCTGCCCTCCTGGGCTTTTCTCCCACTCTGGAATGGCCAGCctccaccacctgacctttgtatggAATTGCCCACTGAGAGTGTCAGGACTCCAGCTTCcattccaagttctgaggccttgcctcagtgtctcctgCTGTCCGACATCTGGTCACCATGGAGACCGTTTACAGCTTTGGGCGCCCCTGAAGGGAATAGCTGCTTGCCTGTTGCCTGCCTTCCCCCCGGCACTTCTTTTACAATAGCGTGTCTGAGACAGTGGAGGCCTTTGTGGAACAGGGAAACACTCCCAGCGCCAAAAGTTATAACGtagttattaaaaagaaaatgttcacaagtgtacttttagcacagcaccagactgagcgaGGGAGTCCAAGAGAAACTGGTAGAACACGAGTCCTCTGTCTCTTTCCATATTTGCCTTCATGGAAAGTTCCCAGAGACCCATGACTGGCTGTGGGGAAAGAGGAGGCTGGACCCTTGGGTTCGATCCGCGGGGGCTCTCTTTACTGCCTCTGTTTCTCCCCCAACCAGGACACTTGACAGACAACGACCTCTCCAACTTCCTGAAGAGGTGTCGGCTGGGCCTTCAGCCCAACGGCCTCATCGTCATCAAGGACAACATGGCCCAGGAAGGCGTCATCATGGATGATGTGGACAGCAGCGTATGCCGCGACCTGGACGTCGTCTGCAAGATCATCCGCCGAGCTGGGCTCAGCCTCTTGGCCCAAGAGAAGCAGGACAACTTCCCTGACGAAATCTACCACGTCTATACTTTGGCCATGAGATGAAGGCTCTGGAggctgggagagagaaagaacacTTTCCCAGAAGCCCCATGGGGGCGCGGCTGAGTGAGGAAGCGCCTCCGGAGGGAGTGGCAGGGGGCTGAGACCACCAACCTGAGGAGCCGGTCCAGACATCTTGGGCGTGCATCTTGACCGTTTTGCCAAGACGGGTTTTGGTAGGGAAGAATTTGAGCCTTTTGTCCTCCGGTAAAGCAGCGGTTTGGAAGACAATATATTTGTGCTGTTGGCAGATGTTTGTTGTCTTGTGGATTGTGGGTAGTTGTGGGGGGTAAAGCATGTTCTTCCCCTTACCAACCTGACCCAGGACAGGGGAGTCTTAAATGTGACTGGTCTGTCAAGACTTTTGTATACCTCAGGAATCTTGGGCTATCCTACATAAAGCCAAATCGCTTTATTTGTATTGTCTGCTGACCTTGCTCAGAGTACACTTAATAAATCAAAATGCCTTCAACAGGCAAGCTACTCTCctcttataagaacatcagaatgtCCCTGATGGATCAGagtggtggtccatctagtccaccagcctgtctcacacagggtccaaccagttcctccagtctgccaaccacagggcacagaagcagaggccttcataagaacatcagaagagccctgctggatcagaccggtggttcGTTAGTCCATCATCCAATcttacacagcagccaaccagttctctGAAGACccaccaacagggcatagagaccaaggctgAAGAGGTGTCGACTgggcctgatgttgcctcctggtgctgCAATTCAGAAGTTTTCTACTTCTTAACATGGAGGTCCTCTTTAATCACTAGTAGCAACTGATAGACCTATatgccgggctttttttgtagcaggaactcctttgcatattaggccacgcacccctgatgcagccaatcctccaagagtttacagggctcttacagggcctactgtaagctccaggaggattggctacatcaggtgtgtggcctaatttgcaaagcagttcctgctataaaaaccCTGCCCATTTAAGGCTGTCGATGCCTGTGTCCGTCTCTGGTAGCAAACTCCACATCTTAATCACTTGTCCATTTTGTCTTCTCAACAGCCGTGAGGTGAGAGGCCCAGGTATTCCCTGAGCTTTCTTGGCAGAGGGCAGCTTCAAGC is a window of Heteronotia binoei isolate CCM8104 ecotype False Entrance Well chromosome 12, APGP_CSIRO_Hbin_v1, whole genome shotgun sequence DNA encoding:
- the NTMT1 gene encoding N-terminal Xaa-Pro-Lys N-methyltransferase 1, producing the protein MTNNVVEDELEFYSKAEKYWKDIPATVDGMLGGYGHISSIDINSSRKFLLRFIRDSPTKTGTARALDCGAGIGRITKRLLLPLFKTVDMVDVTEDFLNKAKTYLGEEGRRVRNYFCCGLQDFSPEPGAYDVIWIQWVIGHLTDNDLSNFLKRCRLGLQPNGLIVIKDNMAQEGVIMDDVDSSVCRDLDVVCKIIRRAGLSLLAQEKQDNFPDEIYHVYTLAMR